AAAGGATAGACGAATTTCTTGAAGGTGTGAAGCCGGGAAGAACGCGGCTTGACGTAGTGTATGAGATAATTCTTAAAACCGGTTTTCCCCTTACGGCTAAAGTAGAAACAATAGATATAAACGGCCGGGAGGTATACTCGATAGATAACGAAACAATACTTATATG
The Anaerotignum faecicola DNA segment above includes these coding regions:
- a CDS encoding site-specific DNA-methyltransferase, coding for RIDEFLEGVKPGRTRLDVVYEIILKTGFPLTAKVETIDINGREVYSIDNETILICLFENVGFEDVEEMAQYAPAHIVFGEKCFADTSAVKNAKEALRDTGIDIKFF